From a single Calothrix sp. NIES-2098 genomic region:
- a CDS encoding radical SAM domain-containing protein, producing MSLIRGTEKIASPLQESALNKKGLCDYVINVASGCLHGCTFCYVPSTPAIRTKQGQLREKGVSDPQMDWGQYLFIREEIPDLLDRTLSRKRTWHNTKSGKGVVLLCSGTDPYQNKQAAEITRKTVEILLKHNKRVRILTRGLLWVNDLDILVHPNVTVGVSLPHLNDDLSRQIEPRAPLPTERYKTLQKAYKAKCRLYVAMAPTPPNMRLDDFKEYLEKIKLVEPEVIFWEPINARGTNGKRMVAAGLDFAQSVMSKSSWAQSFVRQWKEIEAAAKYVNCMESIHIWPDPELKGYVDIADLEYWWHRPTVEDWHDTNS from the coding sequence ATGTCTCTTATTAGAGGTACAGAAAAAATTGCTAGTCCGCTCCAGGAAAGTGCACTCAACAAGAAGGGACTATGTGATTATGTAATCAATGTAGCATCCGGTTGTTTACATGGTTGTACTTTTTGTTACGTCCCATCAACCCCAGCTATTAGAACAAAGCAGGGGCAACTAAGAGAAAAAGGTGTAAGTGATCCTCAAATGGACTGGGGGCAGTATCTTTTCATCCGCGAGGAAATCCCTGATTTGCTTGACCGGACTCTTAGTAGAAAGAGGACTTGGCACAATACAAAATCAGGTAAAGGTGTAGTCTTGTTGTGTTCTGGAACTGATCCTTATCAAAACAAGCAAGCAGCAGAAATAACTCGTAAGACTGTTGAAATTCTTTTGAAGCATAATAAGAGAGTTAGAATTTTGACTCGCGGGTTGTTATGGGTGAATGATTTGGATATTCTAGTTCATCCAAATGTAACGGTTGGTGTCAGCCTTCCACACTTAAATGATGACCTTAGCCGTCAGATTGAACCTAGAGCACCTTTACCTACAGAACGCTATAAAACTCTACAAAAAGCTTATAAAGCTAAATGCAGGCTTTACGTTGCAATGGCTCCCACGCCCCCAAATATGAGGCTAGATGATTTCAAGGAGTATCTAGAAAAGATAAAACTTGTTGAACCAGAGGTTATTTTTTGGGAGCCAATTAATGCTCGTGGAACCAATGGCAAGCGCATGGTAGCAGCAGGTTTGGATTTTGCTCAGTCTGTTATGAGTAAAAGTTCTTGGGCACAATCCTTTGTAAGGCAATGGAAGGAAATAGAAGCTGCTGCAAAATATGTAAATTGTATGGAGTCTATTCACATTTGGCCTGATCCAGAACTTAAAGGATATGTTGATATAGCTGATTTAGAGTATTGGTGGCACAGACCTACAGTAGAAGATTGGCATGATACAAATAGTTGA
- a CDS encoding elongation factor G, with the protein MRLVVTYRKGGFMNEKVKSGSRNVAIVGPYLSGKTTLLESLLFVTGAISRKGSVKDGNTVGDSANESRDRHMTVEVSAASTEYNDLRFNFIDCPGSVEFAQETYNALMGVDAAIVVCEPIRDRVLTLAPLFKFLDDWEIPHIVFVNKMDRANIHVLETLHALKAVSSRPLVAHQYPIMQGEELTGFIDMVTEQAYQYHAGAPADLIPFPENLKEEEHIARAEMLEALANFDDHLLEELLEDIEPPQEEILKDLKMELGADLVVPVFFGVAEQDYGVRPLLEALVREAPEPESTAERRLSKAGNTPIAQVLKTYYTPQGGKLSLVRVWQGKLTDGIVLNGIRAGGIYRLMGQQQQSVNEVLAGEIVAISRLEGVKTGDILSTDAQLKVDLPKAEQLEPVYALAITPEKRNDEVKLSSAITKLLEEDPSLAWEQHGDTHEVILWGQGEIHLQVALDRLRRKYNLPMTTHLPQVPYKETIRKPVAAVHGRYKHQSGGHGQFGDVFLDIQPLPRGEGFNFRETIVGGVVPRQYIPGVEMGVREFLAHGPLGFPVVDVAVTLTNGSYHNVDSSEQAFKQAARLAMQTGVPQAQPTLLEPILKVQVTTPSEFTSKALQLLSGKRGQILGYEGRHDWQGWDNISAYLPQAEMHDFIVELRSLTLGVGSFHWEYDHLQEVPDKLAERVLQGNGNGNGNGNGNSK; encoded by the coding sequence ATGCGGTTAGTGGTGACTTACCGCAAGGGAGGTTTTATGAACGAAAAAGTAAAATCGGGTTCGCGGAATGTTGCAATTGTTGGCCCTTATTTGAGTGGAAAAACAACTTTACTAGAAAGTTTGTTGTTTGTTACAGGAGCAATTTCCCGTAAAGGCAGTGTCAAGGATGGTAACACAGTAGGAGATAGTGCGAATGAATCGCGCGATCGCCACATGACTGTAGAAGTAAGCGCCGCTAGCACCGAATATAACGACTTGCGCTTTAACTTTATTGACTGTCCCGGCAGTGTAGAATTTGCCCAAGAAACATACAACGCCTTAATGGGAGTTGATGCAGCAATTGTAGTTTGCGAACCCATCCGCGATCGCGTCCTCACCCTTGCTCCTCTATTTAAATTCTTAGACGATTGGGAAATTCCCCACATCGTCTTTGTTAATAAAATGGATCGGGCAAATATTCATGTTCTTGAAACATTACACGCCCTCAAAGCCGTTTCCAGCCGTCCCCTAGTAGCCCATCAATATCCCATCATGCAGGGGGAAGAGCTAACAGGCTTTATTGATATGGTGACAGAGCAAGCATATCAATATCATGCAGGCGCACCAGCCGATCTTATTCCCTTCCCGGAAAACTTAAAAGAAGAAGAACATATTGCGCGGGCAGAAATGCTCGAAGCTTTAGCAAATTTTGATGACCACTTATTGGAAGAACTTTTAGAAGATATCGAACCACCCCAAGAAGAAATCCTCAAAGATTTAAAAATGGAATTAGGGGCAGATTTAGTAGTGCCCGTTTTCTTTGGTGTGGCTGAACAAGATTATGGTGTCAGACCTTTATTAGAAGCTTTGGTACGGGAAGCACCAGAACCCGAAAGTACAGCAGAACGTCGTTTAAGCAAAGCAGGCAATACTCCCATTGCCCAAGTATTGAAGACTTACTATACTCCCCAAGGTGGCAAACTCTCCCTAGTCCGTGTTTGGCAAGGTAAATTAACTGATGGCATTGTCCTTAATGGCATTCGTGCAGGTGGTATTTATCGCCTCATGGGACAACAACAGCAGTCAGTAAATGAAGTTTTAGCTGGTGAAATTGTCGCTATTAGCCGTTTAGAAGGCGTAAAAACCGGAGATATTCTCTCCACAGATGCACAATTAAAAGTGGACTTACCCAAAGCCGAACAGTTGGAACCTGTTTACGCTCTCGCCATCACTCCCGAAAAGCGCAACGATGAAGTAAAACTCAGCAGCGCTATTACCAAACTGTTGGAAGAAGATCCTTCTCTGGCTTGGGAACAACACGGCGATACCCACGAAGTAATTCTTTGGGGACAAGGCGAAATTCATCTGCAAGTTGCTTTAGATAGACTGCGGCGGAAATATAATCTGCCGATGACAACCCACCTCCCACAAGTTCCTTACAAAGAAACCATCCGCAAACCTGTAGCAGCAGTTCATGGACGCTACAAGCACCAAAGCGGCGGACACGGGCAATTTGGTGATGTGTTCCTCGATATTCAACCCCTACCCCGTGGCGAAGGCTTTAACTTCCGAGAAACCATTGTTGGCGGCGTAGTTCCCAGACAGTATATTCCTGGCGTAGAAATGGGCGTGCGGGAATTTCTCGCACACGGGCCTTTGGGCTTCCCAGTTGTGGATGTGGCGGTAACTTTAACTAATGGTTCATACCACAACGTTGATAGTTCCGAACAAGCCTTTAAACAAGCTGCTAGGTTGGCAATGCAAACAGGAGTACCCCAAGCCCAACCCACACTCCTCGAACCGATTCTCAAAGTGCAAGTAACCACACCTAGCGAATTTACGTCCAAAGCGTTGCAACTTCTCAGCGGTAAACGGGGGCAAATTTTAGGCTATGAAGGCAGACATGATTGGCAAGGTTGGGATAATATCTCAGCTTACTTGCCCCAAGCAGAGATGCACGACTTTATTGTAGAGCTGCGATCGCTCACTCTCGGCGTTGGTTCTTTCCACTGGGAATATGACCATCTGCAAGAAGTACCGGACAAACTTGCTGAACGTGTACTTCAAGGCAATGGTAACGGTAATGGCAATGGTAACGGTAACAGCAAGTAA
- a CDS encoding TPR repeat-containing protein — MKLFNQYHIARKVQEARRQEAEDRRELSLIHKILQLNNYFRYAVLISLILLGESLIYPSPSFSISPPDLLAQTAAQPAIDLLNQGLQAIQAGRVRDAIALFRKATQIDPRLAAAHYNLGLALRQAGELQPAADAFYRATQADPKFAPAFANLGGSLLEGNNLQLANDYLQRALELDSKLGFAHYNLGLLREQQRDLDKAIASFKKAMQYSPNAPEPAYHLGRIYLLQGKINQAKDAFSKALQINPKYPEVHYNLGSIWFQQGKLPEALESFRKSAAANSNYPNAYYGAGLVFMQLKKYAEAAQVFQYARDLYKTQNNPQWARNAEQLLQQAQNLNYQPR, encoded by the coding sequence ATGAAATTATTCAATCAATATCATATAGCTAGGAAGGTACAAGAAGCTAGAAGGCAGGAGGCAGAAGATAGGAGAGAATTAAGCCTAATTCACAAGATTTTGCAACTTAATAATTATTTCCGCTATGCTGTACTGATAAGTTTGATTCTGCTTGGTGAAAGCCTAATCTACCCCTCTCCCAGTTTTTCTATCTCTCCACCAGACTTACTGGCACAAACTGCTGCTCAACCTGCCATAGACTTATTGAATCAAGGCTTACAAGCAATTCAAGCGGGTAGAGTTCGAGATGCGATCGCTTTATTTAGAAAAGCCACCCAAATAGATCCGAGATTGGCAGCAGCCCACTATAATTTAGGGCTAGCATTGCGACAAGCTGGAGAATTACAACCTGCGGCAGATGCATTTTATCGAGCAACCCAAGCAGATCCGAAGTTTGCTCCCGCTTTTGCGAATTTAGGCGGCTCGTTATTAGAAGGTAATAATTTACAGTTAGCAAATGATTACTTACAACGGGCACTAGAATTAGATTCTAAACTCGGTTTTGCTCACTATAACTTAGGATTGCTCAGAGAACAGCAACGAGATTTGGATAAAGCGATCGCATCTTTTAAAAAAGCAATGCAATATAGCCCGAATGCACCTGAGCCAGCTTATCATTTAGGCAGAATTTATCTACTACAAGGTAAAATCAATCAAGCAAAAGATGCTTTTAGCAAAGCGCTACAAATTAATCCCAAATATCCAGAAGTTCATTACAATCTAGGTTCAATTTGGTTTCAACAAGGTAAATTACCAGAAGCCTTAGAATCCTTTAGAAAATCAGCCGCAGCTAACTCAAATTATCCCAACGCTTATTACGGCGCAGGGTTAGTTTTTATGCAATTAAAAAAGTATGCCGAAGCAGCGCAAGTATTTCAATATGCGAGAGATTTATATAAAACTCAGAATAATCCGCAATGGGCAAGGAATGCCGAGCAATTGTTACAACAAGCACAAAATTTAAATTACCAACCTCGCTGA
- a CDS encoding cysteine synthase A, which translates to MDIKNGFVGTIGNTPLIRLNSFSEETGCEILGKAEFLNPGGSVKDRAALYIIEDAEKKGLLKPGGTVVEGTAGNTGIGLAHICNAKGYKCLIIIPDTQSQEKIDALTTLGAEVRPVPAVPYKDPNNYVKLSGRIAAELDNAIWANQFDNLANRQAHYETTGPEIWTQTDGKVDGWVAATGTGGTFAGVALYLKEKNPAVKCVVADPLGSGLYSYIKTGEIKIEGNSITEGIGNSRITANMEGVPADDAIQIDDKEALRVVYQMLRKDGLLMGGSTGINVGAAVALAKQLGPGHTIVTILCDSGSRYQSRIFNREWLASKGLSID; encoded by the coding sequence ATGGATATCAAAAATGGCTTCGTTGGCACCATTGGCAATACACCTCTAATTCGCTTAAACAGCTTTAGTGAAGAAACGGGGTGTGAAATTCTCGGTAAAGCAGAATTTCTCAATCCCGGTGGTTCCGTCAAAGACCGCGCTGCACTTTATATTATTGAAGATGCAGAAAAAAAAGGCTTACTTAAACCAGGTGGTACAGTAGTTGAAGGCACAGCAGGTAATACTGGCATTGGATTGGCGCATATTTGTAATGCCAAAGGCTACAAATGCTTAATTATCATTCCTGATACTCAATCACAAGAAAAAATAGACGCACTCACAACATTAGGCGCAGAAGTTCGTCCTGTTCCGGCTGTACCTTACAAAGACCCTAATAACTATGTCAAGTTATCTGGCAGAATTGCTGCTGAATTAGATAATGCTATTTGGGCGAATCAGTTTGATAATTTAGCCAACCGCCAAGCTCATTATGAAACTACAGGGCCAGAAATCTGGACGCAAACAGATGGTAAAGTCGATGGTTGGGTAGCTGCAACTGGAACTGGTGGTACATTTGCTGGTGTAGCCCTCTACTTGAAAGAAAAAAATCCAGCTGTTAAATGTGTTGTTGCTGACCCCCTAGGTAGTGGACTTTACAGCTATATCAAAACTGGTGAAATCAAGATAGAAGGGAATTCCATCACTGAAGGTATTGGTAATAGTCGCATTACAGCGAATATGGAAGGCGTACCAGCTGATGATGCTATCCAAATAGATGACAAGGAAGCTTTGCGGGTAGTTTACCAAATGCTGAGAAAAGACGGATTATTAATGGGCGGTTCCACAGGTATTAATGTGGGTGCAGCTGTTGCTTTAGCAAAGCAGTTAGGCCCGGGACATACTATTGTTACCATTTTGTGTGATAGTGGTTCCCGGTATCAATCGCGGATATTTAACCGCGAATGGTTAGCTTCCAAAGGATTATCAATAGATTAG
- a CDS encoding thioredoxin reductase encodes MTNPTVENLVIIGSGPAGYTAAIYAGRANLKPVVFEGFQAGGLPGGQLMTTTEVENFPGFPQGITGPELMDRMKAQAERWGAELYTEDVISVDLSQRPFTVRSEEREVKANSIIIATGATAKRLGLPSEHEFWSRGISACAICDGATPIFHGAELAVIGAGDSAAEESIYLTKYGSKVNLLVRSDKMRASKAMQDRVLSNPKIQVHWNTEAVDIFGNGHMDGVKIRNTKTGEESVIHAKGLFYAIGHTPNTFLFKGQLELDEVGYVATKHGSVETSVEGVFAAGDVQDHEFRQAITAAGTGCMAAMLAERWLSSSGLIQEFHQQPETPVNELEHQPAAKKTEAEQEAEFNLNATRHEGGYALRKLFHESDRLLLVKYVAPGCGPCHTLKPILNKVVDEFDGKIHFVEVDIDKDREIAENAGVTGTPTIQLFKDKELLKEVKGVKQKSEYRQLIESNL; translated from the coding sequence ATGACCAACCCGACAGTAGAAAACTTGGTAATCATCGGTTCTGGGCCAGCAGGATACACGGCGGCCATATATGCAGGGCGAGCTAACTTGAAGCCTGTTGTATTTGAAGGCTTCCAAGCAGGAGGTTTGCCTGGTGGACAACTAATGACCACGACGGAAGTAGAAAACTTTCCTGGGTTTCCTCAAGGCATTACCGGGCCGGAATTGATGGATAGAATGAAGGCACAAGCAGAGCGCTGGGGGGCTGAGTTATATACAGAAGATGTGATATCAGTTGATTTGAGCCAGCGTCCTTTTACTGTACGCTCAGAAGAAAGAGAAGTTAAAGCTAACAGTATTATTATTGCCACTGGTGCGACAGCAAAGCGTTTAGGTTTACCCAGCGAGCATGAATTTTGGAGTCGGGGAATTTCTGCCTGTGCAATTTGCGATGGTGCAACACCAATTTTCCACGGTGCAGAACTGGCTGTAATTGGTGCTGGGGACTCGGCGGCGGAAGAATCTATTTACTTAACTAAGTACGGTTCTAAAGTAAATTTGCTGGTGCGCTCTGATAAAATGCGGGCTTCTAAAGCCATGCAAGACAGGGTTTTGAGCAATCCCAAAATCCAGGTACATTGGAATACCGAAGCTGTAGATATCTTTGGTAACGGCCACATGGATGGGGTGAAAATCCGCAATACCAAAACTGGCGAAGAAAGCGTAATACACGCGAAAGGTTTATTCTACGCCATTGGTCATACTCCTAATACCTTTCTATTTAAAGGACAACTAGAACTGGATGAGGTGGGTTACGTTGCTACCAAACACGGTTCTGTAGAAACCAGCGTTGAAGGAGTTTTTGCGGCTGGCGACGTCCAAGACCATGAGTTTCGTCAGGCAATTACGGCTGCGGGTACTGGCTGTATGGCGGCGATGTTGGCAGAACGCTGGTTATCTTCTAGTGGTTTGATTCAGGAATTCCATCAACAGCCAGAAACACCAGTTAATGAATTAGAACATCAGCCAGCAGCGAAGAAAACTGAAGCCGAGCAAGAAGCGGAATTTAACTTAAATGCTACGCGCCATGAGGGTGGTTATGCTTTGCGGAAACTCTTCCATGAAAGCGATCGCTTACTTTTGGTAAAATATGTTGCTCCTGGCTGTGGCCCTTGCCATACTCTCAAGCCAATACTCAATAAAGTCGTCGATGAATTTGATGGCAAAATTCACTTTGTAGAAGTTGACATCGACAAAGACCGAGAGATTGCCGAAAATGCTGGTGTCACAGGAACGCCGACAATTCAGTTGTTCAAAGACAAGGAACTTTTGAAGGAAGTCAAAGGCGTGAAGCAAAAGAGCGAGTACCGCCAATTGATTGAAAGTAATCTGTGA
- a CDS encoding type 11 methyltransferase — protein sequence MVSVASDLLEKIRQQFDSCPYPRIPLEQSPKDNPNLLYIHNLVTAYYLRNQKVTDTTGKVILDAGCGTGYKSLVLAEANPGAKIVGIDISAESVKLARQRLEFHGFENAEFYVLPIQELSKLDYQFDYINCDELLYLFSDSAVALRAMKAVLKPDGIIRSNLHSSLQRFPYFRAQKIFTMMGLMDENPDDLEIEIVLDTMKSLKENVDLKARAWNSNYESNNGKEPILMNYLFQGDKGYTVADMFAALKAAALEFICMVNWRQWDIRDLFKEPDNLPAFLGMSLPEISIEERLHLYELFQPIHRLLDFWCGHPNQPQTFLPFSEWTDYDWKGAKAYLHPQLKTDKFKERLISCIKQGKVFPISQYLSQVEQSVIIDSSMAICLLPLLDRSQSIISIVERWQQCRPVDPVTLHPIDQAEAFNLVKQILLNLESFDYLMLERQS from the coding sequence ATGGTAAGTGTAGCATCTGATTTATTAGAGAAAATTCGTCAACAATTTGACAGTTGTCCTTATCCCAGAATTCCTCTAGAGCAATCTCCTAAAGATAATCCTAATTTGCTCTATATTCATAACTTAGTAACAGCTTATTATTTAAGAAACCAAAAAGTCACAGATACTACAGGAAAAGTTATTTTAGATGCTGGCTGTGGCACTGGTTACAAATCTCTAGTTTTGGCAGAAGCCAATCCAGGAGCCAAAATCGTGGGCATTGATATATCAGCAGAATCGGTTAAATTAGCTCGGCAACGCTTAGAATTCCACGGATTTGAAAATGCCGAATTTTATGTATTGCCAATTCAGGAATTATCAAAGCTTGATTACCAATTTGACTATATTAATTGCGATGAACTACTATATCTCTTCTCTGATTCTGCTGTAGCCTTGCGAGCAATGAAAGCAGTGTTAAAGCCTGATGGAATAATTCGTAGCAATCTGCATAGCTCACTACAAAGATTTCCTTATTTTCGCGCTCAGAAAATTTTTACGATGATGGGATTGATGGATGAAAATCCAGATGATTTAGAAATAGAAATTGTGTTAGACACTATGAAATCTTTAAAGGAAAATGTAGACCTAAAAGCTAGAGCTTGGAATTCCAATTATGAGAGTAATAATGGTAAAGAACCAATTTTAATGAATTACTTATTCCAAGGAGATAAAGGCTACACTGTGGCTGATATGTTTGCAGCTTTAAAAGCAGCCGCTCTAGAATTTATCTGTATGGTTAACTGGCGACAGTGGGATATCAGAGATTTGTTTAAAGAACCAGATAACTTACCAGCTTTTCTAGGGATGAGCTTACCAGAGATTTCCATAGAAGAGCGTTTACATTTATATGAACTCTTCCAGCCTATTCATAGATTACTTGATTTTTGGTGTGGTCATCCCAACCAACCACAGACATTTTTACCATTTTCTGAATGGACTGATTATGACTGGAAAGGGGCAAAAGCCTATCTGCATCCACAGTTAAAAACTGACAAATTTAAAGAACGCCTAATAAGTTGTATTAAACAAGGAAAAGTATTTCCTATCAGTCAATATTTATCCCAAGTTGAACAATCTGTTATCATAGATAGCTCAATGGCCATTTGCTTGCTACCTTTGTTAGATCGGTCTCAGTCTATCATTTCCATAGTAGAACGATGGCAACAATGTAGACCTGTAGATCCAGTTACATTACATCCCATAGATCAAGCTGAGGCTTTTAACTTAGTAAAACAGATACTGTTAAACCTAGAAAGTTTTGATTATCTAATGTTGGAACGTCAATCTTGA
- a CDS encoding general secretion pathway protein H: protein MKTELKAKFIQHILGKKQENEGFTLIELLVVIIIIGILSAIALPSFLNQANKAKQSEAKTYVGSLNKGQQAYFTEKGSFGALADLGVGIKSQTVNYKYASVAQSGSGTAATALSVSSLTGTSNVIRNYSGKVSLIVEGTSSDATSIAILCETTAVAATAVEPTDGQTCASGSTAVGK from the coding sequence ATGAAAACCGAACTGAAAGCTAAATTTATCCAACACATCCTCGGCAAAAAACAAGAAAACGAAGGTTTCACACTGATTGAACTGTTGGTTGTTATCATCATTATCGGTATTTTGTCTGCGATCGCACTGCCCTCTTTCTTGAACCAAGCCAACAAAGCTAAACAATCCGAAGCTAAGACCTACGTAGGTTCTCTAAATAAAGGTCAACAAGCATACTTCACAGAAAAAGGCTCTTTCGGTGCCCTTGCTGATTTAGGAGTTGGTATTAAATCACAAACTGTTAACTATAAATATGCGAGTGTTGCTCAATCTGGGTCCGGTACAGCCGCGACTGCATTGTCTGTTTCTTCTTTAACAGGAACTAGTAACGTAATTAGAAACTATAGCGGTAAAGTATCCCTAATTGTAGAAGGAACAAGCAGTGATGCAACCAGTATTGCCATTCTTTGTGAAACTACTGCTGTTGCAGCAACAGCGGTAGAACCAACCGATGGACAAACTTGCGCTAGTGGTTCTACCGCAGTAGGTAAGTAA
- a CDS encoding TPR repeat-containing protein yields the protein MKKNSQTIDYPQAIQYYENAIEVEPEIKSHYWHLGLYLLLQGKEQEAQLTWLMAITEGTEEEIQLWTHELTELLYQEIQQQAKLENYKLAWITSQHLREIDSYHVNNLLFNIYLATQLEILDDEYFEQISIANVLQEPNISLDQDLFAKVLYQLVEYHAFHRLTLELVQHVLKAANNVYEYNYIIASASVKLESALRNSAFAAQLLETYIALDPDDREVLIRLAFCYQITGQHVKGINTAKKLLSISPNLIDKIFYNHLLIRGLLVSAGAWEEACLAIEQQKVFALSLIQQSLRMTENARILRLYTSMYFFPYIVDTPEVVRPIQNQLMDLCLKNFELNLGDKINQYRYLPTSSKTNKKILKIGYLSHYLGQHSVGWIARWLFKYHNADNFKIYSYIINPRINDNLQQFFIEASHQVHSIETTDSVLELAEQIRQDEIDILVDLDSMTIDLVAEVLAVKPAPIQVTWLGWDASGLPTIDYFIADPYVLPEESQSYYSEKIWRLPETYVAVGGFEVDTSTLRREQINIPKDAVVYFVGQKDYKRHLDNTRLQLRIIKQVPNSYLLIKGFSDLEACQRFYENLALEEGLDPKYLRFISQDLTEAIHRANLAIADIVLDTYPYNGATTTLETLWLGIPLVTRVGQQFAARNSYTMMINAGITEGIAWTDEEYVEWGVRLGKDEKLRQEVSWKLRQGRKNAPLWDAEKFTREMEKAYEQMWQRYLDI from the coding sequence ATGAAAAAAAATTCACAGACTATAGATTATCCTCAGGCTATTCAATATTACGAAAATGCTATTGAAGTAGAACCTGAGATCAAATCCCATTACTGGCATTTGGGATTATATTTATTATTACAAGGTAAAGAGCAAGAAGCACAATTAACTTGGTTAATGGCTATTACAGAGGGAACTGAAGAAGAGATTCAGTTATGGACACATGAGTTAACCGAGCTTTTGTATCAAGAAATTCAACAGCAGGCAAAATTAGAAAACTATAAATTAGCCTGGATTACCAGTCAACATTTAAGAGAAATCGATTCTTATCATGTTAATAACTTACTATTTAACATATATTTAGCTACGCAATTAGAAATATTAGATGATGAATATTTTGAGCAAATTAGTATTGCTAACGTACTGCAAGAGCCAAATATTTCTTTAGATCAAGACTTGTTTGCCAAAGTTCTTTATCAACTTGTAGAATATCATGCCTTCCACAGATTAACTTTAGAATTAGTACAACATGTATTAAAAGCTGCAAACAACGTTTATGAATATAACTATATAATAGCGTCTGCATCTGTTAAATTAGAATCAGCCTTAAGAAATTCTGCATTCGCTGCTCAGTTATTAGAAACTTATATAGCCTTAGATCCTGACGATCGAGAAGTTCTAATTCGTTTAGCTTTTTGTTATCAAATAACAGGTCAGCATGTTAAAGGAATTAACACGGCTAAAAAACTCTTATCTATTTCTCCAAATTTAATTGACAAAATTTTTTATAATCATTTGCTAATTAGAGGATTATTAGTATCAGCAGGAGCTTGGGAAGAAGCTTGTTTAGCAATAGAACAACAAAAAGTTTTCGCATTATCGCTAATTCAACAATCCTTAAGAATGACAGAAAATGCTAGAATTTTGCGGCTATACACATCTATGTACTTTTTCCCTTATATAGTAGACACTCCTGAAGTCGTTAGACCGATACAAAATCAATTAATGGATTTATGTTTAAAGAACTTTGAACTTAATCTGGGAGACAAAATTAACCAATATCGTTATCTACCAACTTCCTCAAAAACAAACAAGAAAATTTTAAAAATAGGCTATTTATCTCATTATTTAGGACAGCATTCTGTAGGTTGGATTGCTCGCTGGTTGTTTAAATACCATAACGCTGATAATTTTAAAATTTATTCATACATAATAAATCCTCGTATAAACGACAATCTACAGCAGTTTTTTATTGAAGCTTCTCATCAAGTTCATAGTATCGAAACAACAGATAGTGTATTAGAACTTGCCGAACAAATACGGCAAGATGAAATTGATATTTTAGTAGATTTAGATAGTATGACAATTGATTTAGTTGCAGAAGTTCTTGCAGTCAAACCTGCTCCCATTCAAGTCACTTGGTTAGGATGGGATGCATCTGGTTTACCTACTATTGATTACTTTATTGCAGATCCTTATGTATTACCAGAAGAAAGTCAAAGTTATTACAGTGAAAAAATTTGGCGCTTACCAGAAACTTATGTTGCTGTTGGGGGTTTTGAAGTAGACACTTCCACATTAAGAAGGGAACAAATTAATATTCCCAAAGATGCAGTTGTATATTTTGTTGGACAAAAAGACTATAAGCGTCATTTAGATAATACTAGATTACAATTGAGAATCATTAAGCAAGTTCCTAATAGTTACTTATTAATAAAAGGTTTTAGTGACTTGGAAGCTTGCCAAAGATTTTATGAAAACTTAGCGCTAGAAGAAGGATTAGATCCTAAATATTTGCGCTTTATCTCTCAAGATCTAACTGAGGCAATTCATAGAGCCAATTTAGCGATCGCGGATATAGTTTTAGATACCTATCCTTATAATGGTGCAACTACTACTTTAGAGACCTTATGGCTTGGTATTCCCTTAGTAACAAGGGTAGGGCAACAATTTGCTGCTCGCAATAGTTATACCATGATGATTAATGCAGGAATTACAGAGGGCATAGCTTGGACTGATGAGGAATATGTAGAATGGGGAGTGCGTTTAGGTAAGGATGAAAAACTCAGACAAGAGGTTTCTTGGAAATTAAGACAGGGAAGAAAAAATGCACCTTTATGGGATGCAGAAAAATTTACCCGGGAAATGGAAAAGGCTTATGAACAGATGTGGCAGAGGTATCTTGATATTTAA